Below is a window of Caldicellulosiruptoraceae bacterium PP1 DNA.
TCTGAAATTAGGGATAAACTACCTGAATACAAACCACCTATCACTTCAGCTATTGTTATAATAAAATTTAATATCATTGTAATAAGTAAATTTATTGCTTTGATACTACTATTACTATAGTTGCTATGAATATGGTTATGATTTGACATGAACATTTTTCCTCCTAAAGGTTAAAATTAAGTTTATTATTTTTCATTTATATGAACAAAACCAAGATCTAATATTCCTTTTACATGTTCATCATTTAGTGAATAATAAACAACTTTACCTTCTTTGCGTGATTTAACAAGCCTTGCACTTTTTAATATTCTTAATTGATGTGATACTGCTGATTGGCTTACATTTAGTATTGAAGCTATATCACATACACACATTTCAGATACCAACAATGCCTCTAATATCTTAATTCTTGTAGAATCAGCAAACACCTTAAAAAATTCAGAAAGCTCAAATAACATTTCATCATCAGGGATATTTTTTTGCACTTTTTCAACTATATCATAATGAATTATATTGCATGAACATCTTTCTTCAGACAAAGCACTCACCTCACATTAATATATGAACAATTATTCATATAT
It encodes the following:
- a CDS encoding ArsR/SmtB family transcription factor, which codes for MSEERCSCNIIHYDIVEKVQKNIPDDEMLFELSEFFKVFADSTRIKILEALLVSEMCVCDIASILNVSQSAVSHQLRILKSARLVKSRKEGKVVYYSLNDEHVKGILDLGFVHINEK